CATGACAGCATACAGGGATTAAAAGCCCGAAACAGGATAACGGAGCTTCAGATTATGTATGGACTGGAGAACAAGGAAAAGGAAAACCAGCAGCTTGCAACCCAGAATGAACTGAAGGAAAAGATCATCCGTGACCAGAAGTATCTCCTGTCCCTGATCATCGCGGGACTGGTAATAGTCGCGGCCCTGTTGATAATAGTGATCATTTATTCCCGTAAGCTCAGGAAAATGAACCAGGAACTCCGGTTAAAAAACGATAAAATTGTAAGACAGACCGGGGAGATCCAGGAAAAGAACCGGGAGCTAACCAGGCAAAAAAATGATCTCCAGGAACTTAACGCAGAAAAGGATAAGTTCTTTTCCATTGTATCGCATGACCTCAGAAATCCCTTCCAAAGCATGAAAGGCCTGCTGGAAATCCTTCACGGGAATTATAAAGAAATGGATGACGCATCCAGGCAGAGGATCCTGCAGACACTTTTAACAAGCTCCCATAATACATATGAGTTGCTTGACAATCTGCTCATGTGGGCCCGTGCAAGTCAGGGAAAGCTTAGCAGCCAGCCTGAAGAGATCAAGGTAGAGAGCCTGATTACCGCCGTTTCCGATCTTGTCCGCACCTCCGTTGAAAACAAGGAGCAGACTCTGCTTACTGAAGGAGAAAGCAGTCTGACCATACGCACCGATCCGCAACTTGTGAGGATCATCCTGCTGAATCTCCTTACCAACGCGGTAAAGTTTACCCCGCGTGAGGGAAAGATCATCCTGAGTACGAAAAGGGAAGGCGGAAAACTGATTTTTTGCATCACCGACAATGGCATTGGCATACCCCAGGAAAAACAAAGCGAACTATTCCGGGCCGGATCGGAATTCCGGCGCAGCGGCACGGAAAAAGAACCCGGTACCGGCCTTGGATTGATCATGTGCCGTGAACTGGCACATATCCTCGGAGGTATGATCACACTGGAAAGTAAGGAAAATGAGGGAAGTAAGTTCTGTTTGGTGTTGAATGAATGAGGTTACTGCGTAATCGGATGCCTTTTTAGCAAGGTGGAGATTCATAGAGTAACTTCTCTGGGTAACTCAATGACTCTTAGTTCCTGTGGTTAAAAAATTATTATTTGATTAGACAATGTTTGTTTTGTATTTTTGCAGATACACTGTTTTTTAGTACTAAATGATACAATTATGTGGTTCGGAGAACGGCATTGTAAATCGTATCCAGAGTATTCAAAAACTTAGCGAAGAAGATAAAGGGCATATATTTGCCCTGATGAATGCATTTATTTTAAAATGCAATATTCAAAGTAATTTAGCTGTTTAACCAATTATTAAAAGTATAATGAACATACAAGCTGAGAAAGCGGTAATCATAGAGCAGTTCAAACAGATAAACGATGTAAACCTGATTCATGCCATCAAGAACATGCTCGATTACGCTTTGAAAAAAGAACAGGAAAACCTTGAAGTTCCTGAAGCCCACCAAAAACTGGTAATGGAACGTTTTGACAAGGTACGCAAAGATCCCGACAGGCTTTTGGATTGGGACGAAGCAAAAAAAACACTCAAAGCCTGATGAAAAAATACAAAATCAAAGTTGAATCTGAAGCACTTGCCGATATTCAAGAAATTACCGATTGGTACAATGAAGCACAGGCCGGACTTGGTAAGAGGTTTCAGAAAACGGCGATCAAGTATATTAACTCACTAAATAAAGACCCTCAGATTTACGCTATTCGTTACAACGAAATTCGTTGTGTTTTGTTTAGGAAATTCCCGTACATGGCTCATTTCTATATTAACGATGAAAACAACACTGTTGAAGTTTTAGCTGTGATCAGCACCGACCGTAATCCTAAGATCTGGCAGGAAAAAACAAGTAAGCAATAAAAAAGCCACGAATGCCCCGATCATTCGGGGAATGAAAAAAATTTTAACTTCACGCTTATTGGTGAAGTGAAATATTCTTTCTTTCATCTTTATTCGTGCATTCGTGGCATTTATTAGTTATTTATTTGTGGAATTAAAGTTTAAAATCGCCACGAATGCACGAATGAATAAAATTTTAACTTCACGCTTATTGGTGAAATGAAATATTCGTTTTTCATCTTTATTCGTGCATTCGTGGCATTTTTTAGTTATTTATTCGTGGAATTAAAGTTTAAAATCGCCACGAATGCACGAATGAATAAAATTTTAACTTCAAGCTTATTGGTGAAGTGAAATATTCTTTCTTTCATCTTTATTCGTGCATTCGTGGCATTTATTAGTTATTTATTTGTGGAATTAAAGTTTAAAATCGCCACGAATGCACGAA
The nucleotide sequence above comes from Bacteroidota bacterium. Encoded proteins:
- a CDS encoding type II toxin-antitoxin system RelE/ParE family toxin — protein: MKKYKIKVESEALADIQEITDWYNEAQAGLGKRFQKTAIKYINSLNKDPQIYAIRYNEIRCVLFRKFPYMAHFYINDENNTVEVLAVISTDRNPKIWQEKTSKQ